TGATCTCCCGAACCGGCTCAGGGGTCTTAAAATAGCGAACCATGCTTAGTTGTTTGCTATTCAGGTCCTGGAGGGAAAGTTCAGGCAGGATGGTATAACCTTCGTTGAGGTCTACCATACGTTTCAGCGTTTCGACGCTGCCGGTATTGTATTCCAGGTTTTTGTACTCGCCCATGGTGAATTTATCTTTACAGATATTCAGCACCTGGTTGCGCATACAGTGGCCTTCGTTGAGCAGCCATACTTCCTTGACATCCAGGTCTTCCGCGCGGATGACCTTTTTCTCGAATAGCTGGTGATTACGGGAGGTGTATACTACAAAGGACTCATAGAACAGCGGGTGTTCTTCGAGGTGTGGATTGTGCAGCGGAGTGGCCAGCAGACCGCAGTCGAGCAGTTCCTGTTTCAGTTGCTGCATGATCTGATCTGTAGGATATTCCCAGATTTCCAGTTTCACCTTCGGGTATTTTTTCATGAAACCCGTGAGGATACGTGGTAGGAGGTAGGGTGCGAGGGTAGGAATAATGCCTACTTTCAACGTTCCCTGTACTTCTTTTTTCTGGTCTGCTATGATTTCGCGGATACGCGCATTTTCCTTGAGGATGATTCTTGCCTGTGCGATGACTGCCACGCCTATTTCTGTTGGCACCACAGGCAACTTACTACGGTCGAAAAGTTTGATACCCAGTTCGTCTTCCAGTTTCTGAATCTGCATACTCAGTGTGGGCTGGGTTACAAAGCATTTCTCTGCTGCTACTACAAAACTTCTGTAGGTATCTACCGCAACAATATACTCCAGTTGTACAGTCGTCATTTGCTTTCTTTAATGCGGTAAAGGTATCGATAAAATCTATATAATATCAAAAAGAAATCGGGGATTTAAGGATGTTTTAACCTTAAATCCCCGATACCGGTAATTTTTATCAGGATGACTACTAGAAGATTCTGTAGCGGTACTTGATTTTCTCTGTATTCTGGTAGAGTTCTTTGATATTGATGGAAGCCTGGATTTCTTGTACAGCTTCGGTTTTCAGGTTTCTGAATTCGGCCTGTTTGTTATCGATAATGCTTTTATCGGCGAGGCCGTTATCCTGTGCAATTTTGAGACCGTTGTTCACTTTGGAATAGTAGGAATCCAGGAGTGTGAAGTACTCATTGTACAGGTTTTCGAAACGTTTTGTTTGCAGTACGAGGTCTTCCAGCTGGTTGTTTACTTCTTTCAGGTTTGGATTTTCGCGCAGTAAGGACTCATAGTCGATACGCTTGTTTTTGCCGGTATATTTGGCTTCCAGCTGATTGAAGAAGTCGATGACCTTGTCTTTTTTGAAGTCGAAGAAGTATTCGTTCATGGTTTGGCTCAGCGGCTGATTTCCTTTCTGTGGAGGTGGGAATTTCAGGCTGGTGGCGGTAAACGACAGGTGGTCAAAGAGATTTTCCTGGAGGAGTCCGAGCTGGTCTTTATTGAAGTTAAGGCCATATTCGAACTTCTGGTTGGCATCATTGAGCGCTGTATAGTATACTACGTATTTATTCAGTTCTTTTTCAAATTCCTGCAGATTTTTCTGGCTGATCTGTTTGTTGTTTACGCTCACACTGTGCAGGAAGTTCATCACGGAGTTGGCGATGGCCAGTGGTGGTGTGAGGGAGGTAAAGCTCTGGAAGATAGGACTGTTGATAATGGATTTTGTTGATTCCACTATTTTACTGTTTTTATCTCCTTTATCAGATTTATTCTGGAGGATGATTTTTTCGACCAGGTCAACGATACGATCGCTGAGGGAGAAGCCAAGGGCTTTACTTTCCGGGTTGTTGAGTGATGTAATGAATACATCGAGGTTATTGGTAGTAGTACGTGATTTTAAGTCAATGATTTTTTTATTCAGGAGGTAGTATGTTTCGCTGGCATTGATAACATTCATTTTAATGAGGTTATACTTATCCATGTTGTCCAGCTCTTTACCTTGTAAGAGTGCCTGAATATAGTTAGTGTTTTGTTTATCGCTGTCTGTTATACGCTGGATTTCGTCCAGGATTTTTTTAATTGTTGTGTCAGAAGTTTTAATAGTTGGTGCTACGGTTGATTTTAATTCCGGCTCCTGGGCCTGTACGTTGAAAGATAATAGCAACACAAACAACACCGGGATTAATTTCCACCATTTTTTAGCGTTAGGTTTTTCAGCCAGATTTACTAACGGTAATGCCACGCCGCGCTTTGGACCTAAGCTGTAACCATGCCGCATTTCCGTTGGTAGGTGATTTAACATGCTTCTTTTGCTTTTTGTTAACAAAAATTTAAGAAAATATGATGCCAAAAACATCAAGGAACAAAGATAAATAATTAATAACAGTTAAAATTAAATCATGATGGATGGTTGTTCAATTATATTTTGAATTATCATAAGGTAAGTTACCTTTGCACCCTAAACCTACAAATTATATCCACCTTCATGCTGAATCAGAAAAAGATCGTGGTAGTGTTACCGGCCTACAACGCAGCGCTTACGCTGGAGAAGACATACAGGGAAATCCCTTTTGACATTGTTGATGAAGTTGTATTGGTAGACGACTGCAGCAAGGATAATACGATAGCCGTTGGGCAGGAGCTGGGTATTAAGCATATTATCCGCCATGATGTAAACAAGGGCTATGGTGGTAATCAGAAATCCTGTTACAATAAAGCGCTTGAACTCGGAGGCGATATTGTTGTTATGTTACATCCGGACTACCAGTATACGCCAAAGCTGATTACCGCCATGTGCAGTATCATTGCAAATGATGTTTACCCGGTGGTTTTCGGCAGCCGTATCCTTGGAAAAGGCGCCTTAAAGGGAGGAATGCCGATGTACAAATACGTATTTAATCGTTTCTTAACATTAACCCAGAATATCCTGGTTGGTCAGAAACTGAGTGAATATCATACCGGTTACCGTACTTTTTCAGCCGAAGTATTGAGAAATATCAATTATATGGCTGATAATGACGACTTTGTGTTTGATAATGAGATGATTTCACAGATCTTCATGAAAGGTTATGATATCGCAGAAGTAACCTGTCCTACAAAATACTTCGATGAGGCGAGCAGTATCAACTTTAAGCGCAGCGCCATTTACGGCCTGGGTGTATTAAGGGTATCTCTCCAACATCGACTGCATAAATGGGGCATCATCAAAGGAAAGATTTATTAACGAAATAACCAGATATAGTGAGTTTAGCGCAACAGATCACCGTAGCCCGAAAATATCTCCGGTATTATCTTACCGCAGGTAACAGACATGACGTGCATTCCCCTTTTGTATTTTCGCTGATAGAAGATGTATTGCGGGATAAGCAGGAACGTCCTGAGTTTGGGGAGATTGAACTGTTGCGCAAACAATTACTGGCCAGCGAAGGCACCATCCAGGTAACGGACCTGGGCGCCGGCTCACTGGTATCTAAAGGAAATGAGCGGAAAATTGCGGATATCACCCGCTATGCAGCCAAACAACCTAAGTTCGGGCAGCTGTTTTACCGCCTGATCCAACACCTGCAGCCTAAGAATATTGTAGAACTGGGCACTTCCATGGGGCTCTCTTCCGCCTATATGGCCAAAGGGGACCCTAACGCTACCGTATACACGATAGAAGGATGTCCGAATATTGCAGCGCAGGCTAAAAAGAATTTTGACTCCCTCCATATTAACAACATCCAGCAGCGAATAGGCAATTTTGACACGGTACTACCGGAATTATTGCCTCAGTTAAGTAGTCTGGACTGGATGTATATCGACGGCAACCACCGTAAGGAACCCACCTGGAATTACTTCCTGGAAGCACTGAAATATGTGCACGAAGACACCGTATTGATATTTGATGATATTCACTGGACACCGGACATGGAAGAAGTATGGCACCGGATCCAGGACAACGAACAGGTAACCTGCACCATTGACCTGTTTTTCATTGGATTAGTATTTTTCCGCAAAGACCTTAAGAGCAAACAGCATTTCATTCTTAAATACTAACTTGCAATAACACAGTTCTGATAGTATATTAGGTAAAATTTCCTCTTATGCGCTATCCGTTATTGCTGTGCTTATTCATATTGGTATTGGGTATGAATGTGAAGGCACAAATCCCCGACTCTGTTTACAGTTACGAATCGTATATCCATAAGGGTGATACGCTTCGTTACCGTATGATGACCCCTTTGCATTATGATATTCAGAAACGTTATCCCCTGATCATATTCCTGCATGGAGCAGGCGAGCGTGGCAGTGATAATAAGGCACAGCTGCTGCATGGTGGCGCCTGGCTTGCTACTGATAGTCTGCGCGAAAAATATCCTGCCTATGTTATCTTTCCGCAATGCCCTGCCAACACCACCTG
The Chitinophaga sp. Cy-1792 genome window above contains:
- a CDS encoding hydrogen peroxide-inducible genes activator; the encoded protein is MTTVQLEYIVAVDTYRSFVVAAEKCFVTQPTLSMQIQKLEDELGIKLFDRSKLPVVPTEIGVAVIAQARIILKENARIREIIADQKKEVQGTLKVGIIPTLAPYLLPRILTGFMKKYPKVKLEIWEYPTDQIMQQLKQELLDCGLLATPLHNPHLEEHPLFYESFVVYTSRNHQLFEKKVIRAEDLDVKEVWLLNEGHCMRNQVLNICKDKFTMGEYKNLEYNTGSVETLKRMVDLNEGYTILPELSLQDLNSKQLSMVRYFKTPEPVREISLVTHRHFIKQALIEAFKGEILAHVPEKMKVQRNKKVVEIVND
- a CDS encoding glycosyltransferase family 2 protein is translated as MLNQKKIVVVLPAYNAALTLEKTYREIPFDIVDEVVLVDDCSKDNTIAVGQELGIKHIIRHDVNKGYGGNQKSCYNKALELGGDIVVMLHPDYQYTPKLITAMCSIIANDVYPVVFGSRILGKGALKGGMPMYKYVFNRFLTLTQNILVGQKLSEYHTGYRTFSAEVLRNINYMADNDDFVFDNEMISQIFMKGYDIAEVTCPTKYFDEASSINFKRSAIYGLGVLRVSLQHRLHKWGIIKGKIY
- a CDS encoding O-methyltransferase; this encodes MSLAQQITVARKYLRYYLTAGNRHDVHSPFVFSLIEDVLRDKQERPEFGEIELLRKQLLASEGTIQVTDLGAGSLVSKGNERKIADITRYAAKQPKFGQLFYRLIQHLQPKNIVELGTSMGLSSAYMAKGDPNATVYTIEGCPNIAAQAKKNFDSLHINNIQQRIGNFDTVLPELLPQLSSLDWMYIDGNHRKEPTWNYFLEALKYVHEDTVLIFDDIHWTPDMEEVWHRIQDNEQVTCTIDLFFIGLVFFRKDLKSKQHFILKY